From a single Clostridium isatidis genomic region:
- a CDS encoding S8 family peptidase — translation MGINHVGSGLSLLQNLPASISGKLGISFAPSLLEGNRIEVIILTSSNEAEMQEIVSGLGGTYEDLGYGFGIVNIPINSLIALSNVPTIRYIELPKNLFTTDAQSNRASCIIQARDRFDLEGEGVLIGFIDTGIDYTHPGFMNEDGTTRIDYIYDLSLGGAVYDREQINLALQSQDPFSVVPSFDQTGHGTHVAGIACAGGRISEQYYGVAPRSSIAMVKSTRGQYALSTNIMKGLKFLVDKSKELNKPLVVNISLSTNDGAHNGKSLLEQYISTVATLERITIVIAAGNEGDAAHHIGGELQPQQTIFLNVAGDERAIVFNLYKPILANLSIRIITPTGLNSGDIIVREGYSEGIIGRDRYQIYYTGPKPFDLLGEISIAITTNAQFLSAGQWGIRINLLNQYTGVFDIWLPISEGLNTRTRFLQPTVLNTLGIPATVENVIAVGSYNYITNNISSFSGRGRPAMFQLIRPDLVAPGENISSLAPNKSFDTKTGTSMAAPNIAGIAALMMEWGIIKGNDPFLYGERLKYYLVVSANRPRTDIRYPDPSWGYGEVCLFAAIENIINTLGVRKSR, via the coding sequence ATGGGGATAAATCATGTAGGTTCTGGATTAAGTCTTCTTCAAAATCTTCCAGCTAGTATTTCAGGTAAATTAGGGATTAGTTTTGCTCCAAGTTTACTTGAAGGAAATAGAATAGAAGTTATAATTTTAACCTCTAGTAATGAAGCAGAAATGCAGGAAATTGTATCAGGATTAGGAGGAACATATGAGGATTTAGGATATGGTTTTGGTATAGTAAATATACCAATTAATAGCTTAATTGCCTTATCTAATGTGCCGACAATTAGATATATCGAACTGCCCAAAAATTTATTTACAACTGATGCACAAAGTAATAGAGCTTCTTGCATTATTCAAGCAAGGGATAGATTTGATTTAGAAGGAGAAGGAGTTTTAATAGGATTTATTGATACTGGAATAGATTATACTCATCCTGGATTTATGAATGAAGATGGAACAACTAGGATTGATTATATATATGATTTGAGTTTAGGTGGAGCTGTATATGATAGAGAGCAAATAAATTTAGCACTTCAAAGTCAAGATCCATTTTCAGTTGTACCTTCATTTGATCAAACAGGGCATGGAACCCATGTAGCAGGGATTGCCTGTGCTGGAGGAAGAATAAGTGAACAATATTATGGAGTAGCACCAAGAAGTTCTATAGCTATGGTTAAATCTACAAGGGGACAATATGCTCTTAGTACTAATATAATGAAAGGATTAAAATTTCTTGTAGATAAGTCAAAGGAACTTAATAAGCCTCTTGTTGTAAACATAAGTTTAAGTACTAATGATGGAGCACATAATGGCAAAAGTCTTTTAGAACAATATATATCAACAGTAGCAACATTAGAGAGAATTACTATTGTAATTGCAGCAGGTAATGAAGGAGATGCAGCCCATCATATTGGAGGAGAACTTCAACCACAGCAAACAATATTTTTAAATGTAGCTGGTGATGAGAGAGCAATAGTATTTAATTTATATAAACCTATTTTAGCAAATCTAAGTATTAGAATAATAACTCCTACAGGACTTAATAGCGGAGATATAATAGTGAGAGAAGGCTATAGTGAGGGGATTATAGGAAGAGATAGATACCAGATTTATTATACAGGACCTAAGCCCTTTGATTTATTAGGTGAAATATCAATTGCAATAACAACAAATGCTCAATTTTTATCTGCAGGTCAGTGGGGTATTAGAATTAATTTGCTAAATCAATACACTGGAGTTTTTGATATATGGCTGCCAATATCTGAGGGGTTAAATACTAGAACTAGATTTTTACAGCCAACTGTATTAAATACTTTAGGAATACCCGCGACAGTAGAAAATGTTATAGCTGTTGGAAGTTACAATTATATAACTAATAATATATCATCCTTTAGTGGAAGAGGTCGTCCAGCTATGTTTCAATTAATAAGACCTGATCTTGTTGCTCCAGGAGAAAATATTTCTTCTCTTGCACCAAATAAGTCTTTTGATACTAAGACTGGAACATCCATGGCAGCTCCTAATATAGCTGGAATAGCAGCACTGATGATGGAATGGGGGATTATTAAAGGAAATGATCCATTTTTATATGGTGAGAGATTAAAATATTATTTGGTTGTTTCTGCCAATAGACCAAGAACAGATATAAGATATCCTGATCCAAGTTGGGGATATGGGGAAGTTTGTTTGTTTGCGGCTATAGAGAATATTATTAATACTTTAGGCGTCAGAAAATCTAGGTAA
- a CDS encoding peptidoglycan-binding domain-containing protein: MAAKGRLKIQTFVGDSYIPIDNATITIRPSFGSGTQRQDIVISTNSMGETEEVELDAPPLEYSQAPLGQVPYSMYDIRIDREGFESIIINRCQVFPDQTAIQPANMIEVSPLIDINRNRFFERAEIINIGPNVLNGNYPPKIPEEEEKPLPEPTSGVVLPEPVIPEFIVVHAGGPNNLNAPNYRVRYKDYIKNVASCEIYSTWPENTIRANVYAIISFTLNRIFTEWYRGKGKNFQITNSTAYDHAFIYGRNYFDSISKVVDDIFATYIRRFNSKQPLLAQYCDGQNVQCPGWMTQWGSKYLGDQGRTPYEILTNFYGNNIELIRADEVQGIPESYPGFELTIGSSGPPVRTIQEQLNRIADNYPLIPKVAVDGQFGENTAEAVRVFQGVFNLPRTGVVDYATWYEISNIYVGVTRIAELRGNKKTIDRIFIPPRSFDNLYDPNVPKFRYKDEI; the protein is encoded by the coding sequence ATGGCTGCAAAAGGCAGATTAAAAATTCAGACCTTTGTAGGAGATAGTTATATACCTATAGACAATGCTACTATAACAATAAGACCTTCTTTTGGAAGTGGAACCCAGAGACAAGATATAGTTATTTCAACTAATTCAATGGGAGAAACAGAAGAAGTAGAACTTGATGCACCACCTCTTGAGTATTCACAGGCTCCTTTGGGACAAGTTCCTTATAGTATGTATGATATAAGGATAGACAGGGAAGGCTTCGAAAGTATAATAATAAATAGATGTCAGGTATTTCCAGACCAAACTGCAATACAACCAGCTAACATGATAGAAGTTTCTCCATTAATAGATATCAATAGAAATAGATTTTTTGAAAGAGCAGAAATTATTAATATTGGTCCAAATGTATTAAATGGTAATTATCCTCCTAAAATTCCAGAAGAAGAGGAAAAGCCACTCCCAGAACCAACTTCAGGGGTTGTATTACCAGAACCAGTTATACCTGAATTTATAGTAGTACATGCAGGGGGACCTAATAATCTAAATGCACCTAATTATAGAGTTCGTTATAAGGATTATATAAAGAATGTGGCATCTTGTGAAATATATTCAACTTGGCCAGAAAATACAATAAGAGCTAATGTATATGCTATAATATCTTTTACCCTTAATAGAATTTTCACTGAATGGTATAGAGGCAAGGGAAAAAATTTTCAAATAACAAATTCAACTGCTTATGATCATGCTTTTATATATGGTAGAAATTATTTTGATAGCATAAGTAAAGTAGTTGATGATATTTTTGCCACATATATCAGAAGATTTAATAGCAAGCAGCCTCTTTTAGCTCAATATTGTGATGGGCAGAATGTACAATGTCCAGGTTGGATGACTCAATGGGGAAGCAAATACTTAGGAGATCAGGGAAGGACGCCATATGAAATATTAACAAACTTTTATGGAAATAATATTGAATTAATCAGAGCTGATGAGGTTCAAGGAATACCAGAATCCTATCCGGGATTTGAGTTAACTATTGGATCTTCAGGGCCACCAGTTAGAACTATTCAAGAACAATTAAATAGAATCGCTGATAATTATCCTTTAATACCAAAAGTGGCAGTAGATGGTCAGTTTGGAGAAAATACTGCTGAAGCAGTTAGAGTTTTCCAGGGCGTTTTTAACTTGCCTAGAACTGGGGTTGTAGATTATGCTACTTGGTATGAAATTTCTAATATATATGTTGGAGTAACTAGAATAGCTGAACTTAGGGGAAATAAAAAAACTATAGATAGAATATTTATTCCTCCAAGATCTTTTGATAATTTATACGATCCTAATGTGCCTAAATTTAGATATAAAGATGAAATTTAA
- a CDS encoding transporter — translation MKEDLSKIFQIAFVFIGTIVGAGLASGQEILNFFTSYGLSSFIGIIFCGFFYIIIAIIASKISIKYNLNSYAELMSIVSPNILGKLTSVITTLFMLSSASIILAGSGALLNQFFGIPKLIGSLIMMTVAIFFLLRDTNGLIEVNSFIVPILIFTITLITVLYFLFCKDIFSVDFINKFEPRKTGIVLSTLLYSAFNATSSCGVIVPLSNQIKKPKTMIIGVTLGAIGLAVLSFIINLLLMVNQPYIYEYEIPLLLVAQRFGTIIQALLLTVILLEMFSTEISDVYSISKTLNKVFKIKFKNAIFLVIFIAFPISTLGFSNLIKTLYPIFGALCLIFISQTIIFYIKNRKTIND, via the coding sequence ATGAAGGAAGATTTATCAAAGATTTTTCAAATAGCTTTTGTTTTTATTGGAACAATAGTTGGTGCTGGTTTAGCTTCTGGCCAAGAAATATTAAACTTTTTTACATCTTATGGTTTATCTAGTTTTATAGGTATTATTTTTTGCGGTTTCTTTTATATAATTATAGCTATAATTGCTTCTAAAATAAGTATTAAGTATAATTTAAATTCTTACGCTGAACTAATGAGTATTGTTAGTCCCAACATATTAGGAAAATTAACTAGTGTAATTACAACTTTATTTATGTTATCTAGTGCCTCAATCATTTTAGCTGGGAGTGGTGCTTTACTTAATCAATTTTTTGGTATTCCAAAACTTATTGGCTCTTTAATAATGATGACCGTTGCTATTTTCTTTTTATTAAGGGATACAAATGGTTTAATAGAAGTTAACTCCTTTATTGTTCCTATACTTATTTTCACTATAACATTAATCACTGTTTTATATTTTTTATTTTGTAAAGACATATTTTCTGTTGACTTTATAAATAAATTTGAGCCAAGAAAAACAGGTATAGTCCTATCAACTCTTCTATATTCAGCTTTTAATGCAACTTCTTCTTGTGGTGTAATAGTTCCTTTAAGCAATCAAATAAAAAAACCTAAAACCATGATTATAGGTGTAACATTAGGAGCTATTGGATTAGCAGTATTAAGTTTTATCATTAATCTTTTGTTAATGGTCAATCAACCCTATATCTATGAATATGAAATACCTCTATTATTAGTAGCTCAGAGATTTGGAACAATAATCCAAGCCTTGCTTCTTACAGTAATATTATTAGAAATGTTCTCAACTGAAATTTCAGATGTTTATTCAATAAGTAAAACTTTAAATAAAGTATTTAAAATTAAATTTAAAAATGCAATATTTTTAGTAATATTTATTGCATTTCCTATATCAACCTTAGGATTTTCTAATCTAATAAAAACACTATATCCTATCTTTGGCGCACTATGCCTTATTTTTATTAGTCAAACTATAATTTTTTATATAAAAAATAGAAAAACAATAAATGATTAA
- a CDS encoding TIGR01212 family radical SAM protein (This family includes YhcC from E. coli K-12, an uncharacterized radical SAM protein.), with protein MKEWNGKRYHSFNYYLRNKFNEKVYKIALDGGFTCPNRDGKVGVGGCTFCSARGSGDFAGSRRLEITSQFEDRRKMMEKKWHSQKLIAYFQAYTNTYAPVDVLRKKYYEALNQENVVAMSIATRPDCIDDDVLDLLSEINEKTYLIVELGLQTVNDEVARSFNRGYDFEVFDNTLKRLLDRNIEVVVHSIFGLPGETEEDMMKTVDYIAHSGAKGIKFHLLHLMEKTKMAEQYRRGEFKLLEQDEYIDLVCKAIARIPEDMVVHRLTGDAPRELLIGPMWSLKKWEVLNAIDKALVDNDIWQGKNFK; from the coding sequence ATGAAAGAATGGAATGGTAAGAGATATCATAGTTTTAACTATTATCTTAGAAATAAATTTAATGAAAAAGTATATAAAATAGCTTTAGATGGAGGTTTTACTTGTCCGAATAGAGATGGAAAAGTTGGAGTAGGAGGATGTACTTTCTGCAGTGCTAGGGGATCTGGAGATTTTGCTGGGAGTAGAAGGTTAGAGATAACAAGTCAGTTTGAAGATAGAAGAAAAATGATGGAAAAGAAGTGGCATAGTCAGAAGTTAATTGCTTATTTCCAAGCTTATACTAATACATATGCTCCAGTAGATGTTCTTAGAAAAAAGTATTATGAGGCGTTAAATCAAGAGAATGTTGTAGCTATGTCTATAGCAACAAGACCAGATTGCATTGATGATGATGTATTGGATTTATTATCAGAAATAAATGAAAAAACCTATCTTATAGTTGAACTTGGGCTGCAAACAGTAAATGATGAAGTTGCAAGAAGCTTTAATAGAGGTTATGATTTTGAGGTTTTTGATAATACTCTAAAAAGATTATTAGATAGAAATATTGAAGTTGTAGTACATTCTATTTTTGGTCTTCCAGGTGAAACCGAAGAAGATATGATGAAGACTGTAGATTACATTGCTCATTCTGGTGCAAAGGGAATAAAATTTCACTTGCTTCATTTGATGGAAAAAACAAAAATGGCAGAGCAATATAGAAGAGGAGAATTTAAACTGCTAGAACAAGATGAATACATAGATTTAGTTTGTAAGGCAATAGCAAGAATACCAGAAGATATGGTAGTACATAGATTGACAGGAGATGCACCTAGGGAATTATTAATTGGACCTATGTGGAGCTTAAAAAAATGGGAAGTGTTAAATGCAATAGATAAGGCTTTAGTGGATAATGATATATGGCAAGGAAAAAACTTTAAGTAG
- a CDS encoding 2-phosphosulfolactate phosphatase family protein, with translation MNIDVIISANHINEEYLKNKIVVVIDMLRATSVIATAINNGAKEVIPILTVEEALKKKEELKANGIEALLGGERKAVKIDGFDFTNSPLEYTKEKIEGKTIILTTTNGTRAINLSKKAKKILIASMLNARAVVDALKNEKEDIIFINAGTNGEFSMDDYICSGYMISLLCRETCCNLSDISKTAKIIYENNINIIDFIKEAKHYNILKSLNLENDLYYCIKKDIIKIVPYFNKYKNSIEK, from the coding sequence GTGAATATAGATGTTATTATATCAGCAAATCATATTAACGAAGAATATTTGAAGAATAAGATTGTAGTTGTAATAGATATGTTAAGAGCTACATCAGTTATAGCAACAGCTATAAATAATGGAGCTAAAGAGGTTATACCAATATTAACGGTAGAAGAGGCTCTTAAGAAAAAGGAAGAACTTAAAGCCAATGGAATTGAAGCATTACTTGGTGGAGAGAGAAAGGCAGTAAAGATTGATGGCTTTGATTTTACTAATTCTCCATTAGAATACACAAAGGAAAAAATAGAAGGGAAGACAATTATCTTAACAACTACCAATGGTACAAGAGCAATAAATTTAAGTAAAAAGGCAAAAAAGATACTAATTGCTTCAATGCTAAATGCTAGAGCTGTTGTAGATGCATTAAAAAATGAAAAAGAAGATATAATATTTATAAATGCAGGAACCAACGGTGAATTTTCTATGGATGATTACATTTGCTCTGGCTATATGATAAGCTTACTTTGCAGAGAAACTTGCTGTAATTTATCAGATATTTCAAAGACAGCTAAAATAATATATGAAAATAATATTAATATTATAGATTTTATAAAAGAAGCAAAACATTATAATATATTAAAAAGTCTTAATTTAGAAAATGATTTATATTATTGTATAAAAAAGGACATAATAAAAATAGTTCCTTATTTTAATAAATATAAAAATTCTATTGAAAAATAA
- a CDS encoding (2Fe-2S)-binding protein yields the protein MENELKEQVLDKITKVCICKAIPRSKIKDAIKAGASTVSEVSKATGACTGGCKGYRCIPKIEALIDEHLKNS from the coding sequence ATGGAAAATGAATTAAAGGAACAAGTCCTTGACAAAATTACAAAGGTTTGTATTTGCAAGGCTATACCAAGATCCAAAATTAAAGATGCCATTAAAGCCGGAGCATCCACTGTTAGTGAAGTTTCTAAAGCAACTGGAGCTTGTACTGGTGGCTGCAAAGGATACAGATGTATTCCGAAAATTGAAGCTTTAATAGATGAACATCTAAAAAACAGCTAA
- the ileS gene encoding isoleucine--tRNA ligase, whose translation MYKKVELSKGFVGMENDVAKLWEEKDIIKKNLNANQDGEYFTFYDGPPTANGKPHVGHIITRVIKDTIPRYKVMKGYKVTRKAGWDTHGLPVELEIEKKLGISGKEQIENYGVEKFIHECKESVFTYVSMWEKMTKQIGYWVDMDNPYVTYHNSYIESEWWALKTMWEKGLLYKGHKVMPYCPRCGTALSSHEVSQGYKDVKDLTAIAKFKVEGENNKYILAWTTTPWTLPSNLALCVNKAYDYIEAKVQDSDEVYILAKELAPRVLGEEYEVIKEFKGSELLGLKYERLLPFGKVEGKAFEVIHGDYVTLTDGTGIVHIAPAYGEDDSFVAKKNGITFINLVDASGNFIDEVTPWAGKFVKKCDDDIVKYLDKENKLFKAEKHTHSYPHCWRCDTPLLYYPKESWFVAMTKLRDNLLRNNNKINWYPDNIRTGRFGKFLENVIDWGISRDRYWGTPLPIWECECGHRECIGSIAELKEKGNNVPDDIELHKPYIDKVHLDCPKCGKKMNRTHEVIDCWFDSGSMPFAQLHYPFENKEEFEKRFPAQFISEAVDQTRGWFYTLLAISTALFDTNSFENCIVLGHVLDKKGLKMSKSKGNVVDPFEVLDSQGADATRWHFYTASAPWLPTRFSIDDVAEAQRKFLSTLWNVYSFYVLYADLDKFNPLDYKDFKSENVMDKWILSKLNTLIKTVEKDLDEYQITPAALAIEKFTDELSNWYVRRNRSRFWSSELTEEKIGAYVTLYRVLTTLVRVIAPFVPFISEEIYQNLVVNLDKNAIESVHLCSWPKANEKEIDKNLEKEMDLAYTIVQLGRSARNGANIKNRQPLSKMQISTNSLPKYYGDIIKDELNIKEVEFGADLSEHVNFEVKPNLPVLGKAYGKLIPGIRKEISSRNQMELAQKINNGGIETIVVNDVEIVLDKDNLLVTMQGKEGYAFAGEGTIGVVLDTNITPELREEGHLREIISKIQNMRKESGFEVADKIKLYVANNDMLIDIINRNREFIEKETLTEEVLVNVEADYKEVNVNGESLNMTVKVIK comes from the coding sequence ATGTATAAAAAGGTTGAATTATCAAAAGGCTTTGTAGGCATGGAAAATGACGTGGCAAAGCTTTGGGAAGAAAAAGACATTATAAAAAAGAATCTTAATGCAAATCAAGATGGAGAGTATTTTACTTTCTATGATGGACCTCCAACAGCAAATGGAAAACCTCATGTTGGTCACATTATAACAAGAGTAATTAAAGATACTATCCCTAGATATAAAGTAATGAAGGGATATAAGGTTACAAGAAAAGCAGGTTGGGATACTCATGGTCTTCCTGTTGAGCTTGAAATAGAAAAGAAATTAGGTATATCTGGAAAAGAGCAAATTGAAAATTATGGAGTAGAAAAGTTTATCCACGAATGTAAAGAGTCTGTATTTACTTATGTTAGTATGTGGGAAAAAATGACTAAGCAAATAGGCTATTGGGTAGATATGGATAATCCTTATGTTACATATCATAACTCATATATTGAATCTGAATGGTGGGCTTTAAAGACAATGTGGGAAAAAGGTCTTTTATATAAGGGACATAAGGTTATGCCATATTGCCCAAGATGTGGAACTGCTCTTTCTTCTCATGAAGTTTCACAAGGTTATAAGGATGTAAAGGACTTAACTGCTATAGCTAAATTTAAGGTTGAAGGTGAAAATAATAAATATATATTAGCATGGACAACAACTCCTTGGACATTACCTTCAAACTTAGCTTTATGTGTAAATAAGGCTTATGACTATATAGAAGCTAAAGTTCAGGATTCTGATGAAGTATATATATTAGCAAAAGAATTAGCTCCAAGAGTATTAGGAGAAGAATATGAAGTAATTAAAGAGTTTAAGGGTTCTGAATTATTAGGACTTAAATATGAAAGATTATTACCATTTGGAAAGGTTGAAGGAAAAGCTTTTGAAGTTATACATGGAGATTATGTAACTTTAACAGATGGTACAGGAATAGTTCATATAGCTCCTGCTTATGGAGAAGACGATAGCTTTGTTGCTAAGAAAAATGGAATAACTTTTATAAATTTAGTTGATGCCAGTGGTAACTTCATAGATGAAGTAACTCCATGGGCTGGAAAGTTTGTTAAAAAGTGCGACGATGATATAGTTAAATACTTAGATAAGGAAAATAAATTATTTAAAGCTGAAAAGCATACTCACTCATACCCTCATTGTTGGAGATGTGACACACCACTTCTTTACTATCCAAAAGAAAGCTGGTTTGTTGCAATGACTAAGCTTAGAGATAATTTATTAAGAAATAATAACAAAATAAATTGGTATCCAGATAACATAAGAACAGGTAGATTTGGTAAGTTCTTAGAAAATGTTATTGACTGGGGTATTTCAAGAGATAGATACTGGGGAACACCACTTCCAATTTGGGAATGTGAATGTGGACACAGAGAATGTATTGGAAGTATAGCAGAGCTTAAGGAAAAGGGTAATAATGTTCCTGATGATATAGAACTTCATAAGCCATATATTGATAAGGTTCATTTAGATTGTCCAAAGTGTGGAAAGAAAATGAATAGAACTCATGAAGTTATAGACTGCTGGTTTGATTCAGGATCAATGCCTTTCGCTCAGTTACACTATCCATTTGAAAATAAGGAAGAATTTGAAAAGAGATTCCCGGCACAATTTATATCAGAAGCAGTTGATCAAACAAGAGGATGGTTCTATACTTTATTAGCTATCTCAACAGCTTTATTTGATACTAATTCCTTTGAAAACTGTATAGTTTTAGGTCACGTGTTAGATAAAAAGGGATTAAAGATGTCAAAATCAAAGGGAAATGTTGTAGATCCATTTGAAGTATTAGATTCTCAAGGAGCAGATGCTACTAGATGGCATTTCTACACTGCAAGTGCACCATGGCTTCCAACAAGATTCTCAATAGATGATGTTGCTGAAGCTCAAAGAAAATTCTTAAGTACTTTATGGAATGTTTATTCCTTCTACGTTTTATATGCAGACTTAGATAAGTTTAATCCATTAGATTATAAAGATTTTAAATCAGAAAATGTAATGGATAAGTGGATATTATCAAAGTTAAATACATTAATTAAAACTGTTGAAAAGGACTTAGATGAATATCAAATAACACCAGCAGCTCTTGCTATTGAGAAATTTACTGATGAATTATCTAACTGGTATGTAAGAAGAAATAGGTCAAGATTCTGGTCATCAGAATTAACAGAAGAAAAAATAGGTGCTTATGTTACTCTATATAGAGTTTTAACTACTTTAGTAAGGGTTATAGCTCCATTTGTACCATTTATCTCTGAAGAAATTTATCAAAACTTAGTTGTTAATTTAGATAAGAATGCTATTGAAAGTGTACATTTATGTTCATGGCCAAAAGCAAATGAAAAAGAAATAGATAAAAATCTAGAAAAAGAAATGGATTTAGCCTATACAATAGTTCAACTTGGTAGAAGTGCAAGAAATGGTGCCAATATTAAAAATAGACAGCCACTTTCAAAAATGCAGATTTCAACAAATTCTCTACCTAAATATTATGGAGATATAATAAAAGATGAGCTTAATATTAAAGAAGTTGAATTTGGAGCCGACTTATCGGAACATGTTAACTTTGAAGTAAAACCTAATTTACCTGTATTAGGAAAGGCATATGGTAAGTTAATTCCTGGAATTAGAAAAGAAATATCTTCAAGAAATCAAATGGAATTAGCCCAAAAGATTAACAATGGAGGAATTGAAACTATCGTAGTTAATGATGTAGAAATAGTTTTAGATAAGGACAATTTACTAGTAACAATGCAAGGTAAGGAAGGTTATGCTTTTGCAGGCGAAGGTACTATAGGAGTTGTTCTTGATACAAATATTACTCCTGAATTAAGAGAAGAAGGACATTTAAGAGAAATAATTTCAAAAATTCAAAACATGAGAAAAGAAAGTGGATTTGAAGTTGCAGATAAAATAAAATTATATGTTGCTAATAATGATATGTTAATAGATATCATTAATAGAAATAGAGAATTTATAGAAAAAGAAACTTTAACAGAAGAAGTGCTTGTAAATGTTGAAGCTGATTACAAAGAAGTTAATGTAAATGGTGAAAGTTTAAATATGACAGTTAAAGTTATTAAATAA
- a CDS encoding LacI family DNA-binding transcriptional regulator, protein MATSIKDVAKEAGVSIATVSRVLNDIDVVNEDTKKKVLDAINKLGYRPNIVARSLKTQRTKTIGILVPDISSGFYPEIVRGAEDVSNIYDYNVILCNSDFDDEKEKEYLRVLREKMVDGVIYMSSSLQPEILDLINELNIKTVLVETKDKEERLPSVTIDNIKASEEITNYLINKGRRKIAFVGAKKESLNAWVDRFIGYEKALKDNGLELDEDLIFTKGLKVKSGYDAVEHFENSKKPYDAVVCASDELAVGVINALRERGKKVPEEVSVVGFNNNEIAELFYPKITTIKQPSYDMGSVAMRMLIKLLNKKGLEQSQFVLDYELIERESAK, encoded by the coding sequence ATGGCTACTTCGATAAAGGATGTTGCTAAAGAAGCGGGTGTTTCCATTGCTACTGTTTCTAGAGTCTTAAATGACATAGACGTTGTAAACGAAGATACTAAAAAGAAAGTATTAGATGCAATAAACAAACTTGGATATAGACCTAATATAGTAGCAAGAAGTCTTAAAACTCAAAGGACAAAGACCATAGGTATACTTGTTCCAGATATTTCTAGTGGTTTCTATCCTGAAATCGTTAGAGGCGCTGAAGATGTTTCTAATATTTACGATTATAATGTAATATTGTGTAATTCAGACTTTGATGATGAAAAGGAAAAGGAATACTTAAGAGTACTTAGAGAAAAAATGGTTGATGGAGTTATTTATATGAGTTCTTCCTTACAACCAGAGATATTAGACTTAATTAATGAGCTAAATATAAAAACTGTTCTAGTTGAAACAAAGGATAAAGAAGAGAGACTACCAAGCGTAACAATAGATAATATAAAGGCTTCAGAAGAAATTACAAACTATCTTATAAATAAAGGTAGAAGAAAGATTGCTTTTGTTGGAGCTAAGAAGGAAAGTTTAAATGCTTGGGTAGATAGATTTATTGGTTATGAAAAGGCTTTAAAAGATAATGGATTAGAGCTTGATGAAGACCTTATATTTACAAAAGGATTAAAAGTAAAATCAGGTTATGATGCTGTTGAACATTTTGAAAATAGCAAAAAGCCTTATGATGCAGTAGTATGTGCGTCAGATGAATTAGCTGTTGGAGTAATAAATGCCTTAAGGGAAAGAGGTAAAAAGGTCCCTGAAGAGGTAAGTGTTGTTGGCTTTAATAACAATGAGATAGCAGAACTTTTCTATCCTAAAATAACAACAATTAAGCAACCAAGTTATGATATGGGATCTGTTGCTATGAGAATGTTAATAAAATTATTAAATAAAAAAGGCTTAGAACAATCACAATTTGTACTTGATTATGAATTAATAGAGAGGGAAAGTGCTAAATAA
- a CDS encoding nucleoside recognition domain-containing protein — translation MINYVWFIMIFLGILVGLITGNGEIISNSIIKTADSTVSLIIGLVGIMCFWCGVMKVAEKSGFTQKLAKLLKPILKRLFKEAAKDEKALGAIVMNITANMMGLGNAATPFGIKAMEEMSRLNKKEGRASNDMALFLVLNAACIQLVPSTVISIRAATGSINPGAIIIPAVTASTIAAIAGTIYCKILQRYF, via the coding sequence TTGATAAATTATGTTTGGTTTATAATGATATTCTTAGGAATATTAGTTGGATTAATTACAGGTAATGGAGAAATTATTTCAAATTCTATCATAAAAACAGCAGATTCAACAGTTTCATTGATAATTGGATTAGTAGGAATAATGTGTTTTTGGTGTGGAGTAATGAAGGTAGCAGAAAAAAGTGGATTTACTCAAAAGCTAGCAAAACTCCTTAAACCGATATTAAAGCGTCTTTTTAAAGAAGCAGCGAAGGATGAAAAAGCTTTGGGAGCCATAGTTATGAATATTACTGCAAATATGATGGGCCTTGGTAATGCAGCTACTCCTTTTGGAATAAAGGCAATGGAGGAAATGAGCAGACTAAACAAGAAAGAGGGACGTGCCTCTAACGATATGGCCTTATTTTTAGTATTAAATGCTGCATGTATACAGCTTGTTCCTTCAACTGTAATTTCCATTAGGGCTGCAACAGGCTCCATCAATCCTGGTGCAATAATAATTCCAGCAGTAACAGCTAGCACAATAGCTGCAATTGCAGGAACTATATATTGCAAAATATTACAAAGGTATTTTTAA